One Halomonas sp. M4R1S46 genomic window carries:
- a CDS encoding LexA family protein: MSLTLDTPAGVLGHAAANAGGNTQPLLGSRVRAGFPSPADDHLDTDIDLHTHVVKRPAATFFVRAEGDSMRGDGIHHGDLLVVDRSLEPCPGRVVIIALDGELTVKRLEKVGQRYYLVAANPSFRPMPLEGREAHVWGVVTHVVHALPGAPA, translated from the coding sequence ATGTCATTGACCCTGGACACTCCCGCCGGCGTGCTCGGCCACGCCGCAGCCAACGCCGGCGGCAACACCCAGCCGCTGCTCGGCAGCCGCGTCAGGGCGGGCTTCCCTAGCCCCGCCGATGATCACCTCGATACCGACATCGACCTGCACACCCATGTGGTCAAGCGACCGGCGGCGACCTTCTTCGTGCGCGCCGAGGGCGATTCCATGCGCGGTGACGGCATCCACCACGGCGACCTGCTGGTGGTCGACCGCAGCCTGGAGCCGTGTCCGGGCCGGGTAGTGATCATCGCCCTGGACGGCGAACTGACCGTCAAGCGCCTCGAGAAAGTGGGACAGCGCTACTATCTGGTCGCGGCCAACCCGAGTTTCCGGCCGATGCCGCTGGAGGGCCGAGAAGCCCATGTCTGGGGCGTGGTCACCCACGTCGTCCACGCGTTACCGGGCGCGCCGGCATGA
- a CDS encoding endonuclease/exonuclease/phosphatase family protein has translation MRIRWLVTLVVMTPPAAPADVLIGSWNIEHLGWNNDKAFPEVAHVANHFDLLAIQELMDTSALARLESTLEAVSGEAWSSMASQELGRSSYTEHYGFLWRESEVAYADGAVVFLDHGDVFSREPYSARFRDRDTDLVFTAATVHVVYGDSVGDRLPEIDALADYWDWLGETFPDTPRLLMGDFNLAPDHDGWAPLRERGAQPAITAGRTTLATTIGEYANLYDNLWYDAERLSPSGHGILRFPDLLPLDHDTARERISDHVPVYLGLGGADLTPIRAAAGRQATRESPRCISLNDSVATTLERLPHVGPARADAIIAGRPWDSPDDLTAIRGIGGERLADIRGSGLLCSG, from the coding sequence ATGCGCATTCGATGGCTCGTGACGCTGGTCGTCATGACCCCGCCGGCCGCGCCGGCCGATGTTCTCATCGGCAGCTGGAACATCGAGCATTTGGGGTGGAACAACGACAAGGCCTTCCCCGAGGTGGCGCACGTCGCCAATCACTTCGATCTCCTGGCGATCCAGGAACTGATGGACACCTCGGCCCTGGCACGCCTGGAGTCGACCCTCGAGGCGGTGTCCGGCGAGGCGTGGTCGTCGATGGCCAGCCAGGAGCTGGGCCGGAGTTCCTACACCGAGCACTATGGCTTCCTGTGGCGCGAGAGCGAGGTGGCCTACGCGGACGGCGCGGTGGTCTTCCTCGACCACGGCGATGTCTTCAGCCGCGAGCCCTACTCAGCCCGCTTCCGTGACCGCGACACCGACCTGGTCTTCACCGCCGCCACCGTCCATGTGGTCTACGGCGACAGTGTCGGCGACCGCTTGCCTGAGATCGACGCCCTGGCCGACTACTGGGACTGGCTGGGCGAGACCTTCCCGGACACGCCGCGTCTGCTGATGGGCGACTTCAACCTGGCGCCGGATCATGACGGTTGGGCGCCGCTGCGTGAACGCGGCGCCCAGCCGGCGATCACCGCGGGACGCACGACCCTAGCCACTACTATCGGCGAGTACGCCAACCTCTACGACAATCTGTGGTACGACGCCGAGCGCCTGAGCCCCAGCGGCCACGGCATCCTGCGCTTCCCGGATCTGCTGCCGCTGGACCATGACACGGCCCGCGAGCGCATCTCGGACCATGTCCCGGTGTACCTCGGTCTCGGCGGGGCCGATCTGACGCCGATCCGCGCTGCGGCCGGCCGCCAGGCGACGAGGGAGAGCCCGCGCTGCATCAGTCTCAACGACAGCGTCGCCACCACCCTGGAGCGACTGCCGCATGTGGGGCCAGCGCGAGCCGACGCCATCATCGCCGGTCGCCCCTGGGATTCCCCCGACGACCTCACGGCCATCCGCGGCATCGGTGGCGAGCGACTCGCTGACATCCGCGGCAGCGGCTTGCTCTGCAGTGGATGA
- a CDS encoding SOS response-associated peptidase, translating into MCGRFALFSRPPAVSRWLGLPEPEAAWQPRYNISPGTWIAGICRPEPDAEPRFDRLWWGYRPHWAGQSGPEPINARAERLDTSKYFRGAFHKHRCLIPADGWYEWKPAEGGKQPYFLCREDRQPLFLGAIWERYADETACCAIITEPARGIARDIHDRMPLVLDDDSLAAWLDPALTEREAIRSAVHHLDAGTLTVWPVSTRVNRVAHEGADLIEPVTL; encoded by the coding sequence ATGTGCGGACGCTTCGCCCTGTTCAGCCGGCCACCGGCCGTGTCACGGTGGCTCGGCCTGCCTGAGCCTGAGGCGGCCTGGCAGCCCCGCTACAACATCTCCCCCGGCACCTGGATCGCCGGAATCTGCCGCCCCGAGCCCGACGCCGAGCCGCGCTTCGACCGCCTGTGGTGGGGCTACCGGCCCCACTGGGCCGGCCAGAGTGGCCCGGAGCCGATCAACGCCCGTGCCGAGCGGCTGGACACGTCGAAGTACTTCCGCGGCGCCTTCCACAAACACCGCTGCCTGATCCCCGCCGATGGCTGGTACGAGTGGAAGCCGGCGGAGGGCGGCAAGCAACCGTATTTCCTTTGTCGCGAGGACCGGCAGCCGCTGTTTCTGGGCGCGATCTGGGAGCGCTATGCGGATGAGACGGCCTGCTGCGCGATCATCACCGAGCCCGCTCGCGGCATCGCCCGTGACATCCACGATCGCATGCCCCTGGTGCTCGATGACGACAGCCTCGCCGCCTGGCTCGACCCGGCGTTGACCGAGCGCGAGGCCATCCGCTCGGCGGTGCACCATCTCGACGCCGGGACGCTCACAGTCTGGCCGGTGTCGACCCGCGTGAACCGTGTCGCCCACGAGGGTGCCGATCTCATCGAGCCCGTGACCCTCTAG
- a CDS encoding DUF2971 domain-containing protein: MSSYFKYKPLNLDAAGRLDERSIQNVIEPIAESYFYLPARTLLNDPNEGIFNNQLQDGINTFLQSVTAFGERAELSRSLYDAARQIVQSTDNSGVFSLSKNPVDELMWSHYGNSHCGLVIEYDLDLLKRFAPKGHIHCFDVCYKEHPPTLDLRCLLQNADEVVRAMLGHKSPRWCNEEEFRVLLDNLNGQVPHDFRAVRSITFGLNVSGEVRAKIYEMTKKRVPKFFEVIRVHGSYRFEKKLLEEFSGNNPTIKNPSIDWSRCFEKVDQEYKEKAIRIAQEIVSSDPHFKELILAELSTVDPSQAVVQYEVEHSMELSPCSKYTNEYFPLWKYTLYSLRPERGPLDDETL; the protein is encoded by the coding sequence GTGTCGAGCTACTTCAAATACAAGCCTCTGAATTTGGATGCGGCTGGGAGGTTAGACGAAAGGTCTATCCAGAATGTAATTGAGCCAATTGCGGAAAGTTACTTCTACCTTCCGGCAAGGACGCTGCTCAATGATCCAAATGAAGGGATTTTTAACAATCAACTTCAGGATGGTATTAATACCTTTCTTCAAAGTGTGACAGCATTCGGAGAACGTGCCGAGTTATCAAGGTCTCTATATGACGCAGCTCGACAAATTGTGCAATCTACAGACAATAGCGGTGTTTTTTCCCTATCGAAGAACCCTGTTGACGAGCTTATGTGGTCTCACTACGGTAATAGTCATTGCGGTCTTGTAATTGAATATGATCTTGACCTTCTCAAGCGGTTCGCACCTAAAGGTCACATACACTGCTTCGATGTTTGCTACAAGGAACATCCGCCAACCTTAGATCTGAGGTGCCTGCTACAAAATGCTGATGAAGTTGTAAGAGCGATGCTTGGGCACAAGTCGCCCCGTTGGTGTAATGAGGAGGAGTTTCGCGTTCTTCTGGATAACCTTAATGGTCAAGTCCCTCACGACTTTCGAGCTGTAAGAAGTATTACTTTTGGCCTAAACGTAAGTGGAGAAGTTAGAGCGAAAATCTACGAGATGACCAAGAAACGGGTGCCTAAATTCTTTGAAGTCATTCGGGTTCATGGGTCTTATCGGTTTGAGAAAAAATTACTGGAAGAATTTTCGGGAAACAATCCTACCATAAAAAACCCTTCCATTGACTGGAGTAGGTGCTTTGAAAAAGTAGATCAGGAATACAAAGAAAAAGCCATTAGAATAGCCCAGGAAATAGTGAGCAGTGATCCGCACTTCAAAGAGTTAATCCTAGCTGAGCTTTCAACGGTAGACCCCTCTCAGGCAGTTGTGCAATACGAGGTTGAGCACAGTATGGAGCTATCGCCGTGCTCAAAGTATACCAATGAATATTTCCCCTTGTGGAAGTACACCCTATATTCGTTGAGGCCTGAGCGCGGGCCCTTGGATGACGAGACACTGTAA
- a CDS encoding AAA family ATPase translates to MPFQTLSLKLQHCYGIQSLDEILEADKNGTFAIYAANGTMKTSLSRTFQDLASGRLPSDEMYPDRETICEVRTESGTSLDADQIVVIPPYTESFGQTARVSTLLVNPQLRDRYQTIEVDLAEKVECFIKDMQSTCGKRKGVEEEISSTFMGGKTNALLDALCRVKDEVGESDDAPFSEIPYSDLFNDKVKELLGKTEVQELLKDYVARLNTLLDESQFFSRDTFSYYGAEQVAFALDKHGFFEANHAVELRSETAEGEPTTRIASKEDLAQLVQAEKDRISDDEGLKQKYDRIGKLLEANDQVRKFKACLDCHPEIVPMLANYQQLKQEVWLSYFVANKDSFQALVNAYEAARVERTEIQEQAKQEQTQWEYVIDVFNQRFSVPFRLEAKNRVDLVLGKVNAMELGFKFQEAAAAPVDVERDVLLKALSQGERRAMYLLDVLFEVEARRKENMPTLFVFDDVADSFDYKNKYAIVRYLEEIREWSEARAIILTHNFDFLRSVNGSVVARSRCKIAMKGSDGIRLAQIEGLNNIFVKDWKVHFEEDALKRLASIPFMRNLVEYTSGEGSENYALLTALLHWKDGTDKVINAQLDNVYNELFDADVAWPEPNKPVWGLILETADYCIGAGEGMNFPNKVVLAMACRLLADKHMLAVLGENQGINLDRNQTRRLFNAFRDEHGVTHESYDPLHRTVLITPEHLHLNAFMYEPLIDIAEDDLRQLYRDLKDLDV, encoded by the coding sequence GTGCCGTTTCAAACGCTTTCCCTCAAGCTACAACACTGCTACGGAATCCAAAGTTTGGATGAGATTCTTGAAGCAGACAAGAACGGGACGTTCGCCATTTATGCAGCGAACGGCACGATGAAGACATCGCTTTCAAGGACGTTCCAAGACCTTGCATCCGGAAGACTCCCGTCTGATGAAATGTACCCGGATCGGGAAACGATTTGCGAGGTTAGAACTGAGTCAGGAACCTCACTTGATGCCGACCAGATTGTTGTGATACCGCCCTACACGGAATCATTTGGCCAGACGGCAAGGGTGTCGACCCTCCTCGTCAATCCGCAGCTTCGAGATCGGTATCAGACTATTGAGGTCGACCTGGCCGAAAAGGTCGAGTGCTTCATTAAGGACATGCAATCCACCTGTGGAAAACGGAAGGGGGTTGAGGAAGAAATCTCAAGCACCTTCATGGGGGGGAAGACGAATGCCCTGCTTGATGCCCTCTGTAGAGTCAAGGATGAAGTCGGCGAGTCTGATGACGCCCCGTTCTCGGAGATTCCATACTCTGACTTGTTCAACGACAAGGTGAAGGAGCTACTCGGAAAAACCGAAGTCCAAGAGCTCTTGAAGGATTATGTGGCTAGACTCAACACCTTGCTGGATGAATCCCAGTTCTTCAGTCGGGATACTTTTTCGTACTACGGTGCGGAGCAAGTGGCGTTCGCTCTGGACAAGCATGGTTTCTTTGAAGCGAACCATGCAGTTGAATTACGTTCCGAAACGGCTGAGGGCGAACCTACGACGCGGATTGCGTCAAAGGAGGACCTTGCGCAACTAGTGCAAGCCGAGAAGGATAGAATTTCCGATGACGAAGGCCTTAAGCAAAAGTATGACCGTATCGGAAAACTTCTGGAGGCAAATGACCAGGTCAGAAAATTCAAGGCCTGCCTCGATTGCCACCCCGAGATTGTTCCGATGCTGGCCAACTATCAACAGTTGAAGCAAGAAGTTTGGCTCTCATACTTTGTCGCGAACAAGGACTCCTTCCAGGCGCTGGTAAATGCCTACGAAGCGGCCAGAGTCGAACGAACCGAGATTCAAGAACAGGCCAAGCAGGAGCAAACGCAATGGGAATACGTTATTGATGTTTTTAATCAGCGATTCTCCGTTCCTTTCCGTCTAGAAGCGAAGAACCGCGTGGATCTCGTGCTTGGCAAAGTCAATGCTATGGAGCTGGGTTTCAAGTTCCAAGAGGCTGCAGCGGCGCCGGTCGACGTTGAGCGTGATGTGCTTCTGAAGGCATTGAGTCAGGGGGAGCGACGAGCAATGTATCTCCTAGATGTGTTGTTCGAAGTGGAAGCTCGGCGCAAGGAAAACATGCCGACCCTATTCGTCTTCGATGACGTTGCCGATTCGTTTGATTACAAGAATAAGTATGCCATCGTTCGCTACTTGGAAGAAATCAGAGAATGGTCTGAAGCCAGGGCAATCATTCTTACGCACAATTTTGACTTTTTGCGGTCCGTGAACGGAAGCGTTGTGGCTAGGAGCCGCTGCAAGATCGCTATGAAGGGAAGCGATGGAATCCGCCTCGCGCAAATCGAGGGGTTGAACAACATCTTCGTTAAGGATTGGAAAGTGCACTTCGAAGAAGACGCACTGAAGCGCCTCGCATCAATCCCTTTTATGCGAAATCTAGTCGAATACACGAGCGGCGAGGGAAGTGAGAATTATGCACTTCTCACGGCGCTTCTGCATTGGAAAGACGGGACAGACAAAGTAATCAATGCGCAATTGGATAACGTCTACAATGAATTATTTGACGCGGACGTTGCGTGGCCAGAGCCGAACAAACCCGTATGGGGCCTCATCCTAGAAACGGCGGATTATTGCATAGGGGCCGGCGAGGGAATGAACTTCCCCAACAAGGTGGTCTTGGCCATGGCATGCCGACTCTTAGCTGACAAGCACATGCTCGCGGTTCTTGGGGAAAACCAGGGGATCAACCTCGACAGGAACCAGACACGGCGCTTGTTCAACGCGTTTCGAGACGAGCATGGTGTGACCCACGAATCCTATGATCCCTTGCATAGGACAGTCCTAATCACGCCAGAGCATCTACACCTGAACGCCTTCATGTATGAGCCACTGATCGACATTGCCGAAGACGACCTGCGCCAGCTGTACCGTGATCTCAAGGACTTGGATGTTTGA
- a CDS encoding restriction endonuclease, producing MAYYDFKNLSFADFEDLSRDLIGKELGVRFEAFSEGPDGGMDGRHSKGSNLTVLQAKHYSSSPFSTLKSRMRREREAINKLNASRYILVTSHPLSPMKKTKLVEALGEDNIAESDIFGPEDLNALIRKFPDVEKSHIKLWLASASVLEQIIHSASHVYNNLTIGEIEDKLKVYAPNPSLGEGQKILERNHVLIISGPPGVGKTTLAEMLSFAYISEGWELKAIRFLDDGFSSIDDAKKQIFIFDDFLGRVALNKHALSQKDSDLYKFLTRIRKSANARFVLTTRAYIFEEARRSSEHLASPVLDISKYTLDVGIYTRHIKARILYNHLVVSQVPRQYISALLRDGVIKKVVDHKNYNPRIIEWMTDETRFVDIAPDEYPKYFLDALDNPQRLWDTAFRDHLTKRCQHLLLALFFCSEYGVSTDDLEAVYNGLHARLSMKYGESYGPKDFEESLKILEGSFISISNRKVSFINPSLKDYLSEYLMDPTLISEFPPCAVRTDWASALWSFGKKLLNSGEYQLTTYSISFRDVAKMFLELPVWKREETSIGYSISIAGLSNTDRILLLLEWWQVTKCQEFSSYALFLSYNPVDGLSPWRDGDEAVELIYKLRDGDYYKELSCADELADALESSFKLMLEQSLASDDLERISDTIDEWGCHLSADVNDVFLELIQREFDDVSEIVSDIDSESTLQDHIEMLKKLGERRGIEGSDIDKAIEVVDSRILEVQEEEAELEAHAPTLGNRKEGLYQFDDAALLNLFKPLLDVE from the coding sequence GTGGCTTATTACGATTTTAAAAACCTTAGCTTTGCTGATTTTGAGGACCTATCTCGTGATTTAATTGGTAAAGAGCTAGGTGTGAGGTTTGAAGCATTCTCCGAAGGCCCAGATGGCGGAATGGATGGGCGGCACTCTAAAGGCTCAAATCTAACAGTCCTACAGGCAAAACATTATTCAAGTTCTCCGTTCTCGACCTTGAAAAGTAGGATGAGGCGTGAGAGGGAGGCAATTAACAAGCTAAATGCCTCTAGGTACATTTTGGTTACCTCTCACCCTTTATCTCCAATGAAGAAGACTAAATTAGTAGAGGCTTTAGGTGAAGATAATATTGCTGAAAGTGATATTTTTGGTCCAGAGGATTTAAACGCATTAATAAGAAAATTCCCAGATGTAGAAAAGTCACACATAAAGTTATGGTTAGCGAGTGCCTCGGTACTCGAACAAATCATTCATTCAGCTTCTCACGTTTATAACAACCTAACTATAGGAGAAATAGAGGATAAGCTAAAAGTTTATGCACCTAACCCAAGTTTAGGTGAGGGGCAGAAGATACTTGAGAGAAACCATGTTCTCATTATTTCTGGACCTCCCGGTGTAGGTAAAACAACTTTGGCCGAAATGCTTTCATTTGCTTATATTTCTGAGGGTTGGGAGCTAAAAGCCATTCGTTTTCTTGATGATGGATTTTCATCAATAGATGATGCTAAAAAGCAAATATTTATTTTCGATGATTTTCTAGGCCGGGTGGCATTAAATAAACATGCCCTTTCACAAAAGGATTCAGATTTATATAAGTTTTTAACCCGAATTAGAAAATCAGCAAATGCAAGATTTGTCCTCACAACTAGAGCATACATATTTGAAGAAGCTAGGCGTAGCTCTGAGCATTTGGCAAGCCCAGTACTTGATATAAGCAAATATACACTTGATGTTGGGATTTATACTCGCCATATTAAAGCTAGAATTCTATACAATCATCTAGTGGTTTCTCAAGTGCCCAGGCAATACATATCAGCTCTTCTTAGGGATGGGGTGATTAAAAAAGTAGTCGATCATAAAAACTATAATCCAAGAATTATTGAGTGGATGACAGATGAAACAAGATTTGTAGATATTGCTCCAGACGAATACCCCAAATATTTTCTTGATGCGTTAGATAATCCTCAGCGACTGTGGGATACGGCTTTTCGAGACCATCTTACCAAACGATGCCAACACCTCCTTTTAGCTTTGTTTTTCTGCTCTGAATACGGGGTTTCTACTGACGATTTAGAAGCGGTGTATAACGGTCTGCACGCTCGCTTGTCTATGAAGTATGGAGAATCTTACGGCCCAAAAGACTTTGAGGAATCATTAAAAATATTGGAAGGTAGTTTTATTTCCATCAGCAATAGAAAAGTTTCGTTTATTAACCCTTCGCTTAAGGACTATTTGTCAGAATATTTAATGGATCCAACTTTAATATCTGAATTTCCACCTTGTGCTGTACGTACCGATTGGGCCAGTGCTTTATGGTCATTTGGAAAGAAATTACTTAATAGTGGTGAGTATCAACTAACAACATATTCCATCTCTTTTAGGGATGTAGCAAAAATGTTTTTAGAACTTCCTGTGTGGAAGCGGGAAGAAACAAGTATTGGCTACAGCATAAGTATAGCAGGCCTTTCTAATACGGATAGAATCCTATTATTGCTGGAATGGTGGCAGGTAACAAAATGCCAGGAATTTTCGAGCTATGCGTTATTTTTATCTTATAACCCAGTTGACGGCTTAAGTCCATGGAGAGATGGGGATGAAGCTGTAGAGCTTATATACAAACTAAGGGATGGTGATTATTATAAAGAACTTTCTTGTGCGGATGAATTGGCTGATGCTTTAGAATCCTCTTTCAAGTTAATGCTTGAACAATCCCTGGCTTCTGATGACTTAGAAAGAATATCTGACACAATTGATGAATGGGGATGCCACTTGAGCGCTGACGTGAACGATGTGTTCTTAGAGTTAATACAAAGGGAGTTTGACGATGTGTCCGAGATTGTTTCAGATATTGATTCTGAATCAACATTGCAAGATCACATTGAGATGCTTAAAAAGCTAGGAGAACGAAGAGGGATTGAGGGTTCAGATATCGATAAGGCAATCGAGGTTGTAGATTCACGCATTTTAGAAGTTCAAGAGGAAGAGGCGGAGTTAGAGGCCCATGCCCCGACATTGGGCAATAGAAAAGAAGGTTTGTATCAATTTGATGATGCAGCACTTCTTAATCTATTTAAGCCTTTATTAGATGTGGAGTAA
- a CDS encoding GNAT family N-acetyltransferase, giving the protein MNDNRYRIRVMRREEVDLAMEWAAQEGWNPGLHDADCYFAADPKGFLIGLLGDEPIATLSVIKYDDAFGFLGFYIVKPEYRGQGYGLQLWKAGIDYLQGHNIGLDGVVDQQENYRKSGFTLAYRNIRYEGTGGGKAPRQAGIVELSSLPFETLAAYDRPFFPANREQFTRAWISQPDGHALGVMQDDRLAGYGVIRQCRNGYKVGPLLADSPALAESLFLALKAHTKPSDPVFLDVPAVNPAAVALAEKHGMRVSFETARMYRGEIPDLPLARLFGVASFEIG; this is encoded by the coding sequence ATGAACGATAACCGCTACAGGATCAGGGTGATGCGTCGCGAAGAGGTGGACCTCGCGATGGAATGGGCCGCACAGGAAGGCTGGAATCCCGGGCTTCACGATGCCGACTGCTATTTTGCCGCCGACCCGAAGGGTTTCCTCATCGGCCTGCTGGGCGATGAGCCCATCGCCACCCTCTCTGTGATCAAATACGACGACGCCTTCGGTTTTCTCGGCTTCTATATCGTCAAGCCGGAATACCGCGGGCAAGGGTATGGGCTTCAACTCTGGAAGGCGGGCATCGACTATCTCCAAGGCCACAACATAGGCCTTGATGGCGTCGTCGATCAGCAGGAAAACTACCGGAAATCCGGTTTCACGCTGGCCTATCGCAACATCCGCTACGAGGGAACGGGGGGCGGCAAGGCTCCCCGGCAGGCGGGCATTGTCGAGCTATCTAGCCTGCCTTTCGAGACCCTTGCCGCCTATGACCGGCCCTTTTTCCCTGCCAACAGGGAACAGTTCACACGCGCCTGGATTAGCCAGCCTGATGGTCATGCGCTTGGCGTGATGCAGGATGACAGGCTGGCTGGTTATGGGGTCATCCGGCAATGCCGGAACGGGTACAAGGTCGGCCCCCTGTTGGCGGACAGCCCGGCATTGGCCGAGTCGCTTTTTCTCGCCTTGAAGGCCCACACGAAGCCATCGGACCCCGTTTTTCTTGATGTGCCAGCCGTCAACCCAGCGGCGGTGGCATTGGCCGAGAAGCATGGCATGAGGGTGTCGTTTGAAACCGCCCGAATGTACCGAGGGGAGATCCCCGACCTGCCGTTAGCTCGCCTCTTTGGCGTGGCGTCTTTTGAAATCGGGTGA